The following proteins are encoded in a genomic region of Ictalurus furcatus strain D&B chromosome 6, Billie_1.0, whole genome shotgun sequence:
- the fgf9 gene encoding fibroblast growth factor 4A, with protein MDLHWALVCVAVLLSVYVRSERSEMDANRDQASRLRHMWLLSIKESNMRQDGRIGLLYVYSVGKVKTYQLLYCRIGIGYHLQIQPNGTVRGVHEPTEHSWLKVFAVKPGVVGIHGVKSKLYLCMNNDGIAQGKTKFSADCLFKEHLEENHYTTYSSAAHPGLYLALSHRGHLRRGHSVGPHHASSHFLPRKVTVS; from the exons ATGGATTTACACTGGGCACTCGTGTGTGTGGCAGTGCTACTCAGTGTTTATGTGAGGTCTGAGAGGTCAGAGATGGACGCAAACCGGGATCAGGCAAGCCGACTCAGACACATGTGGCTGCTGTCAATCAAAGAATCAAACATGAGGCAGGACGGTAGGATTGGTTTG CTTT ATGTTTATTCCGTTGGAAAGGTCAAAACGTATCAGCTCCTGTATTGCCGTATTGGGATTGGTTATCATCTACAGATCCAGCCCAATGGGACTGTAAGGGGTGTGCATGAGCCGACTGAGCACA gtTGGTTGAAGGTGTTTGCAGTGAAGCCTGGAGTAGTGGGCATTCATGGCGTGAAGAGCAAACTGTATTTATGTATGAATAATGACGGAATTGCACAAGGAAAG ACAAAGTTCTCAGCAGACTGTCTATTTAAGGAGCACCTAGAGGAGAACCACTACACAACATATTCATCTGCGGCTCATCCAGGCCTATACCTGGCCCTGTCCCACCGAGGACATCTCAGGAGAGGTCACTCGGTGGGTCCGC